A genomic region of Nymphaea colorata isolate Beijing-Zhang1983 chromosome 2, ASM883128v2, whole genome shotgun sequence contains the following coding sequences:
- the LOC116248789 gene encoding peptidyl-prolyl cis-trans isomerase: protein MAGNPRVFFDMTVGGAPAGRIVMELFADVTPRTAENFRALCTGEKGVGRSGKPLHYKGSSFHRVIPNFMCQGGDFTAGNGTGGESIYGSKFADENFIKKHTGPGILSMANAGPGTNGSQFFICTVKTEWLDGKHVVFGQVVEGMDVVRAIEKVGSSSGRTSKPVVVADCGQL from the coding sequence ATGGCCGGTAACCCTCGTGTTTTCTTCGACATGACCGTCGGCGGAGCCCCCGCCGGCCGGATCGTGATGGAGCTTTTCGCCGACGTGACGCCGCGGACGGCCGAGAACTTCCGCGCGCTCTGTACGGGCGAGAAGGGCGTCGGCCGCTCCGGCAAGCCCCTCCACTACAAGGGGTCCAGCTTCCACCGCGTGATCCCCAACTTCATGTGCCAGGGAGGCGACTTCACCGCCGGGAACGGCACCGGCGGCGAGTCGATTTACGGCTCCAAGTTCGCTGACGAGAACTTCATCAAGAAGCACACCGGCCCCGGCATCCTCTCCATGGCCAACGCCGGCCCCGGAACCAACGGATCTCAGTTCTTCATCTGCACCGTCAAGACCGAGTGGCTGGACGGAAAGCACGTCGTGTTCGGCCAGGTCGTGGAGGGAATGGACGTCGTCCGCGCGATAGAGAAGGTCGGCTCTTCCTCGGGCCGGACCTCGAAGCCCGTCGTTGTCGCCGACTGCGGCCAGCTGTGA